TTTCCAGCCGGCGTTTTAGACGCCTTGCCGCGCACGAAGCGAAGCAACCCGGGGAAGCGCGAGGCTGGTGATCCTGGCGCTGCCCTGGAGTGCTTCGCTCCGCTCGCAGAGACGCGGGCCGCAATTACCGGGTGGGCACGGTGTGAGCCCTCAGGCGGCCCGCACCGTGGCGAGGAAGCGCGTGACCTCCGCCCCGAGGTGCTCGGACTGGCGCGAGAGCTCGGACGCCGCCGACAGAACCTGACTGGCGGCCGCCCCCGTCTCCTCCGAGGCCCGGGCCACGCCGACGATGTTGCTCGTCACCTCTCCGGCGCCCATCGCCGCCTGGCTGACGTTCCGGACGATCTCCTGCGTCGCCGCCCCCTGCTGCTCCACCGCCGCCGCGATGCTGGTGGCGACCGCGTCGATCTCACGGATCTGGCCGGTGATGCCGCCGATGGCCGAAACCGCCTGGTGCGTGACCCCCTGAACCTCGCCGATCTGCCGGGCGATCTCCTCGGTGGCCTTGCCGGTCTGCTCGGCGAGCGCCTTCACCTCGGAGGCGACGACGGCGAAGCCGCGACCGGCCGCGCCGGCCCGCGCCGCCTCGATCGTGGCGTTGAGCGCCAGAAGGTTCGTCTGCCCGGCGATGCCCGAGATCATCCCGACCATGTCGCCGATCCGGGCCGAGGTCTGGCTGAGCGCCTGGACGAGGGCGGCCGTCTGATCCGCCGCCAGAACCGCCTGCTGTGCCAGGCGCGCCGAGCCGCTGACCTGCCGGCCGATCTCCTGAACGGAGCTCCCCAATTCCTCGGCGGCGGCCGCCACGGTGTTGACGTTCGAGGCCGCCTCTTCCGCCGCCGCCGCCACGGTGGTCGACTGGGTCGCCGTCTCGGTCGCGGTGGCGGTCATGGTGCTGGCGGTCGCCTGCAGCTCGGTGGCCGACGACGACACGGTGCCGACGATGCCGCCCACCGCGCGCTCGAAGCCGTCGGCCAGCTCGACCATCGTGCGCCGCCGCTCAGCCGCGGCCGCGGCGTCGGCGCGGCGCTTGATCTCCGCCTCCTCGGCGGCCTTGCGGGCGACCATCGCCTTGATGCCCTCGACCGCCCGGCCGACCGCGCCGATCTCGTCGCCGCGCGCGGCCTCCTTGATCTCCGAGTCGATCTCGCCCTGCGCCATGCGTTGCAGCACGGCGACCAGATTGGCGAGGGGACGGGTGATGCCCTGGATGACGATCGCACCGAGCAGGCCGAACGCGATCAGCAAGCCGAGTGCCGCGCCCAGCGTCAGGGTCCGGCGCGCGGCCTCGGCGGTCTCCCCCGCCTTGACCTTCGCAGCCTCCAGATCCCGGATATTGGCCTCGACCCGCTTGGTCACCGCCTCGGCGATCTTCATCCGCGCCGGACGGACCTCGGTGTTCGACACCGTCGCGGCGGCCTCGTTCTGGTTCTTGAGCCCGAGGGCGATGGAGCGCTCGGCCACGGCGAAGAAGTCGAGCAGGCCCGCCTTGATGCCCGCGTTGGTCGTCCGGCGCGTCTCGGTGTCGGCCATCGCGATGAGCCGATCGATCGCCGTCACGGCCCGTTCCTTGGCGGCCTTGAAGTGCTCGAGATGGTCCGCCATCACGACGGCATCCGTCTCGATGATGACGTTCTTCTCACGAATGATCGCCTCGTCCACGGCAGTCTCAAGGCGCAGCGCAATGATGGCGCGCATCGCCTGCACGTCGACGATCTCGCGCGTATTGTCCTCCAGAGCACTGAGATTTACGCGCGCAATGAGCACGACGCTTCCGGCAACAATCGCCAATATCGAAGCCGGTATTGCGAGTTTTACGATGATCCTGAGGTTGCGGAATAAAGACATGATCCCAGCCCCCGCCGGGGGTTGCAGCAACAACCCGCAGACTCGTTAAGTGACATCTAAAACCTGATGCGCATTAATTAATGAATTGCGAATTCAGAAACTACGCGGAAACAAACGCGCAGAATAGTGACATTCCCGGCAGCACGCACGGAACGGCTCTTTAATCCGCCCGTCGATGCCGTGATCACCAAAATGTACGCGTGACCCGTCGCCGCCTCTCAGGACGGGAGAACCGAGAGGGAGAGCGAAGGCGCGGCGTGGATCAACGGCTGAATGATCGCGAGCCGTGCTCGCATTGGTCACGGCTGAACCGCCGGAGGCAAGGCTCGGGTCCGCCGCAATGTGCGGCCGCCTGGGTGGCGATGCGCCGACCCTCGTGAGCGAACGTCCGCTTCCGGACCGCACGACACGTCGCGGGTGACCGCGACCGGCCGGCCTCAATTGGTGATGCGCACCGACGCCAGGGCTGCGCTGAACAGCTGCTGCATCGCCTGGTTGATGTCGCCATCCGTCGAGACCGGGAAATACAGGCCGTCGCTCGCGCAGCTCTTCAGCAGGGGCCCGATGTTATTCTCGAAAGGCTTGACGTTCGTATTATAGAAGTCATTGTCATACAGCGGCAGATATTGCGTGTAGATGATACCGATCCGGATGTTGCTGTTCTTCATCGCCTGGCAGGTCGAGGGGCTGATCGGGCTGATGAACCGGTTGCTGTTGATCTTGAAGCCGGAACTCGCATTGCTCATCGTGCCGTCGATGGGCGTGTCCTGGACACCGTCTGTGACGAAGAACAGGAACCGGATCGGATCGGCGGTGGTCACGCCGGTACCGCTGGCCGGGATCACGCTGGTCATCTTCGCCATTGCCCGCTCGTAGGCGGTCTGGCTGTCGCGCTGATCCTGGTAGGAATACGCCAGATCGATCTGGGCGGCCGCGGTGCCGACCTGATCCAGCGACGACGTCAGCTGGATCAGCCGGGTCTGGATGTCGCTGAAGGTCCACATTTCCATCCGGAACTGCTGTGTCAGGCTCATGCTCGACTTTGCGGAGGTCACCAGGTTGGCGACGGCGTCACGCAGGACCTGGATCCGGAGCTTGATGTTGTTTTTCTTGGCGATGTTGTAATTGTCCTTGGTGTTCTCGGTACCGTTGCTGTTGAGAAGATGGCACGCGAAGGCGCAGGCCGGCGAGGTCACGCGCTTCATGTTGGCGATGTCGGCGGTGGTGGCGGCGAGCCCCATCGACGGCGAGTTGTCCAGGAGCAGGTAGAAATCGATGTATTGCGCGACGTTGCGCACGCTGGCCGACTGGCCGGCGATTTTCATCGTCACGACGTTCATCATGCTGCCGAGCGTCGTCCGCACGGTGGCGGTGTAGGTGGCGGTCAGGCCGACCTGCGTGGCGCCCGGCGCCGGGGTCAGGACGAACGAGGTGATCGTCACGCCCGGGACCTTCGCGGCATCCGCCAGGAACTGCGTGCGGGCGTTGGTGAGCATGACGTCGGTGAGCGTGTTGGTCTTCTGGGTGATCACCCCCAGGACGGCGGCGTCGACCGCGACATCGAGCTGGGTCTTGGCGGCGTTGCGCCGGCCGAGGTCGATGGCCGCCCCGGACGCGAACAGCATCGGGATGGCCATGACGGCGAAGAGGATCGCCACCTGCCGCTTCGCGCCTGCCCGAAGCCGGCTTCGGACTCGGGCCGGCGCGCCCGGGCGGCAAGCCAGGCCGAGAGACGGATCAGAAGTTCGGGCACTTCGCGCCTCCCGGCATGATCACCTCGCCCTTGTCGAGGCGCTGGGCCCACGAGACCTGGCGGCTGAACACCAGTCCCCGCCCGCCGAAGATCGAGCGGAACAGGGTCGAGCCGATGACCGGCGTGTAGGAGAGGGAGACCTCGGCCAGGATGTACCGGGCGCCGTCGTACTGGAAGGTCGCGGGTGTCGCCGGCAATCCGTTGCTGCCGTTGAGGGTGAGGACGGGGCGGGCATTCTGCGGATAGCTGGAGCAGACGCCGCCGAGCAGGTTCCCGGAGACGTTCTCGACGCCCATGGCGTGAATGGCGACCTGCAGGTCCGTCGTCGGGTAGGGCCGCATGATCGCGCCGGACGCGTTCAGGATCGCAGCCATGTCGCTCACCGTCGGGCTGCCGTTGGTGGCGCGCCCGGACAGGTCGGCGATGGTGCGTGCGTAGAGCGTGGCCTTGCGGCTGGTGTCGACGGCCCGCACGAGCTCGGTCATGCCGAAGTAGAGCGCGACGAGCACCGGCAGGACGAGCGCGAACTCGATGGCCGCCACGCCGCGCGCGTCAGCCCGAAACCGAGTCGGCCGCCCGGCGAGGCTCGGCAAGACAGGGCGTGCAAGACAGGCCCGGTCACGAGCTGGATGGGCAGGCGTTGGTCGAGGTGAACGGCTCGACCTGGAAGACGGCGGCGGCCTGGAGGACGCGACGCCCATTGGGCAGCGTGGCCTTGGCCGCACCGAGCAGCGGGAAGAAGACCGGCATGTCGACCGCCGCCTGGACGACAATGACGTCACTCGCCCGCGCGCAGGTGTACGACGCGAAGCCCGCATTCCAGTCCGAGACCCCGGTGTTCGGATTGATCGCCGTCGCCTGCACGGGTGCGGCCGTGTCGAAGCTCGCGGCCTTCGTGATGCTGATGCGCACGTTGGCGCAGGGGAAGAGCGTGACCCGCGGCTTGCCGCCGGGGGAGCACATGGCGGTGCGGAAGTTGTTGAGCAGCGTCGTGGAATTGGTGACGCCGGCATTGTTCGCCTGGAACTGGCCCGTGTAGATCTGGCGGCCGGCATCGGTCACCGCCTGCTGCAGGATCTCCTGCGCGAAATAGGTGATGCCGGCCTCCAGGGTGGCTCCGACCAGCGCCAGGAACGGCAACGCCACGATCGCGAACTCGACCGCCGAGGCGCCGTCCCGGCTGCGGGAAAAGGCCAGCAGGATGCGAGGCCCCAGGGGCCCAGGTCCCAGGGGGCTAGGTCCCGGAAGGCGATCCGCCCCGGTCGTCTCCGAAGGCGTCGCACGGCTCATGATGGCTGCCGTCTTGAGACCGATCCACATCGCTGGTGTGTCGCGCGGCCGTCCGGGATCCCCGCCGGCATGCCCCCTGCCGCCGCGCAACGATGGCGGCCAGACCTTGCCAATTCGTTGCCAGTGGGGCTGGAATCCTGCGGCTGACCCGACAGATCGGCACGCCAGTATCAGATGATCCGAAGATGTTCTGCGCAGTCCGCGTGGCCCCGAGACCGGCTCGAACGGCCCCGGGGCGAGCCGCGCAGCGGCGGGATCGGCGTTCCTTGGGCAGGAACCCGCAGCCGGGTCGGGGCCGCCTGCGGGCAGGATTCCAGGTCGCGTGTCAGGGCGCCGACCGGTCGAGGCGCGACTTGGCGGGGGCAGGCGGCTCACCGGCTGCCGCGGGGCCGGCGGAGCCCTCCCCGGCCAAGCCTCGGGCGTGGCGCCTGGCGGCGAGCATCCCGAGATCGCAGCTGTCTCCGCCGAGCGGCGTTGCGCCCGCCTCACAGGCCGTTCCCAAATCTGCCTCAATGTGGCGTGACCTTGGAGCTTCAGTATCCAGCTAACTAACATCTGTTATTTTCAGCATCGCTTGGCTGTCGAGCCGATCAATTCTGGTGGAGACCTGCATGAGATCCCTCGCGCGTGTGGCGGCAGCACCGCTCTGGATCGCCCAGCTCATGACGGGCGCCAAATCCTTCGCCGACAATCCGATTCTCGGCTCGGAGCGGCTCAACCGGGCCGGGCTGCACACGCTCCGGGTGCGCCTCGCCCACGCCATGGCGGGTTTCCGGCGCCGCCAGCTCGCGCATCTCGTGAGCGCGCAAGATCAGGCCGACTTCGCCCGCGACGGCTTCATACGGCGCGCCGACTTCATGCCAGCCGACCTGCACAGGGCCGTCTACGCCGAGGTCACCAGCGTCACCGCCGAGGGGCGCGAGCAGGTTCAGGGTGACACCGTCACCCGCCGCATCCCCCTCGATCCCGAGACGCTCAAGCGGATGCCGGCCATGCGCCAGCTCCTCGCACTGCCGGAGTGGAACAACCTGCTGCGCTACGTGGCCAGCTTCAACTGCGAGCCGATCCTGACCGTGCAGACGATCCTGTCGCACGTCACCGACGCGCCGCCGGACCCGCAGACCAACTTCCACATCGATACGTTCCACCCGACCATGAAGGCTTGGCTGTTCCTCACCGACGTCGCCGCCGACGAGGGGCCGTTCACCTACGTGCCGGGCTCGCACCGCCTGACGAAGCGGCGGCTCGCCTGGGAGCGGCGCACCGCCATCAACGCGGCGAGCGGTCTCGACCGGCTGAGCGGCCGCGGCTCGTTCCGGGCGAGCCCGGCGGAGCTGAAGCGGATGGGCTATGCCGACCCGGTGGCCTTCGCGGTGCCGGGCAACACGCTGGTGGTGGGCGATACGGTGGGCTTCCACGCCCGCGGCCCGTCGCTGCGGCCGGCGGTGCGGATCGAGGTCTGGGCCTATGACCGGCACAACCCGTTCCTGCCGCTCGCCGGCTTCGATGTCTGGTCGCTCACCGGCCTCGCCCGGTGGCGCACCCGGATCGGGTGGTGGGTCCTCGACCGGCTTGAGCAACTGGGGCTTCGCAAGAACGTCTGGCGCCCGGTCGGGCCCCTCACCGCAGATGCGCCGCCCCGGATCGTCTGAGGCGCGGGAGGGCGCGCCCTCCCCTACGCGGCATCCCGCCCGATCAGCTGCAGATAGGCCGGGTCGAACTCGGCGAGCGCGCGCAGCCGGGGCAGGTCGAGGATGCGCAGGCGGCGCTTGCGCAGCTCGATCAGGCCCTCGCGCCGCATGTCCTGGAGCGAGCGGTTGACGTGGACACTGGTCAGGCCGGTCGTGTCGGCCAGATCGATCTGGGTGATCGGCAGGGAAAAGCCGTCCTCGCTGACGAGGCCCACCGCCCGCAGCCGCACGTGCAGCTCGCAGAACAGGTGCGCCAGACGCTCGATCGCCGAGCGGCGGCCGACGCTGACCAGCCACGCGCGGGCGACCGCCGCATCGATCCGGCGGCTCATCTGCAGGGCGGCGGCAAGACTCCGGGACGCCAGCAGTAGCTCGATCGCCTCCGGGGCGAGCCGGGCCACCCGGCAGGCGGAGAGGGTGCCGACGGCGTGATCCGACCAGGCCAGGGCGGCCGCGTCGAGGCCGCAGATGTCCCCGGGGATGAGATAGGCGGTGATCTGGCGCATGCCGGTCTTGCGCAGCTTGTAGCGGCAGGCGAACCCGTCGAGCACCAGGAAGGCGCCGTCGGCCGGCTCGTCCTGCCGGATCAGGTCGCTCGTCGCGGTGACCCAGCGCGAATCTGCCGTGATCGCGCGCAGCAGCGCGCGGTCCGCCTCCGGCAGCGGGCCGAAGCGGTCGAGCTTGGCGAGGACGGGATCGGCGGCGGCCAGGAGCGGCCGCATCAGCGTGGCGTTCCGGCGGGGTGCGGCAGCTGCGCGAGCAGATCGACGATGTCGCGCGTCCAGGCGGGCTTGCAGAGGCGCGGCGCGCCCGCGAAGGCGTCCGGCAGGGTCTCGTGGATTGCGGAAGCCGTGTGGACCACGAAGGGGATCTGCCGGCGGCGCAGCACCTGAGCCGCCGTCGCGCTGGACCGGCCGGCGAGCTGGACGTCGAGCACCGCCACGGCCGGCGTCCAGCCGGCGAGCCACGCCTCGACCGCGGCGGCCGTCCGGAGCGGTCCGACGACGTGGTAGCCGGCCGTCTCCAACGCGTCCGCCAGATCGAGGCCGAGGACCGGATCCGTCTCGGCGACGAGGACGAGGCGCTGCGGGGTCGGATCCATGGCTCTCCTTGACCATTCAGGGTTCGGTGTGCACCGATCGCTCCGAACCTGATCCGCCCTCCAAGTATTGATGGTCAACAAGGTAGGTTATCATCCTCCTATGGTGCGATAATGAACCTTAAACGAGGATGATTTCGGGATAGAGACAAATTATAACGTCGGTTAGTTTCATCCGAATGCGTTCGCTCTATCCTGATCGCTGACGGCCACAGGCCGGGGATACGGCCGGGCCCGTCCTTCCGATTCAGAGGACCCGTGGACCACACGGTACAGCGCGACACGCGCAACCAGCTCTTGCAGGCGATGCGGGCCGAGGATCTCGCCGCGCTCCGGCCGCATCTGCGCTACGCGGACCTGCCGCTCGGGGAGCCGCTGATCCGGAGCCACCGGCCGGTCGAGGACCTGTATTTCCCGGACAGCGGCGTCGTCTCGATCACCGCCGAGGCCAGCCAGGGCCGGGTCGAGGTCGGCATGACCGGCCGGGAGGGGCTGATCGGGGCCGTGCCGGTCCTGCTCGGCTCCGACCGCGTGGCGAGCGACTGCTTCATCCAGATCCCGGGCGCGGCGTGGCGCATCCCGGCCGCCGCCCTGTCGGCGGCGGCCGAAGCCAGCCCAAGCCTGCGCCGCCTGCTCCTGCGCTACGTGCAGACCGAGCTCGTGCAGGCGCGGCACACGGCCTACGTCAACGCGACCTTCACGCTCGAGCCCCGCCTCGCGCGCTGGCTGCTGATGTGCCACGACCGCGTCGACGGGGACGACCTGCCGCTCAAGCACGAGTTCCTGTCGGTGATGCTCGGCGTGCAGCGCTCGGGCGTCACGCTGGCGCTGCAGGCCCTGGAGGGCGGCGGCGGCATCCGCGGCCGGCGGGGCCGCGTCCAGATCCTGGACCGGGAGCCGCTCAGGCAGGTGGCGGATGCCAGCTACGGGGCGGCGGAAGCGGAATACGCGCGGCTGATCGTGGGCGCCTGATGGGTCGATACTTCTTCAATCTCCACTACGGGGCCGGCACCGGCCGGATCGCCATCGACAAGGAGGGCAGCGTCCTGCCGGACGCCGCGGCGGCGCGGGCCTACGCGCTGCAGGCGGCCCGAGACCTGGTCCGCTGCGGCCGCTCGGACGCCGAGCGGGACTGGTTCGCCTGCGCGTTCGAGATCGTCGACGCGGCCGGCGAGCCGGTCCTGACGGTGCCGTTCAGCGAGACCGTCCCGGACGCGGCGGACGCATAGGGCATTCTCCCGTCGGCGCCTGCGCGGGCGGGGACCGATGGGTCCGCCCGTTGTCAGGATGGCGCGCTGCGCCTAGACGATCCCCGCGCTGGACTTGCGTTCCGCCACCGCTTTCCCATCAGGGGCTGCCCTTCCGTGATCACCGGTCCGTGCCTCATCGTCCAGCCGATCCACGCGGCGGGCCTCGACCGGCTGCGCGCGGCCGGGCTGGAGCCGCGCCCGGCCAGCGGCACCGACGCCGAGACCCTGGCGCGCGAGGTCGCCGGCTGCGTCGCCGTCATCACCCGCAACACCGGCTTCCCGGCCGGCGCCATCGCGGCGGCGCCGGACCTGCGGGTGATCGGCGTCCACGGGACCGGCACCGACCACGTCGCCAAGGCGGCGGCGACCGAGGCCGGGATCGTGGTGGTCAACACGCCGGGCGCCAACGCCGTCTCGGTGGCCGAGCAGACGCTGGCGCTGATCTTCGCCCTGGCCAAGGCCCTGCCCGGCGCCGACCGCTCGGTCCGGGCCGGCGACGACAGCTTCAAGTTCACCACCCGCCTCGCCGAGCTCGCCGGGCTGACGCTCGGTCTCGTCGGCTTCGGGGCGATCGGGCAGGCGACCGCGCGGCTCGGCGCCGCCCTGGGCCTGCGGGTGCTGGCCTACGGACCGAGCCGCCCCGACGCCGATTTCGCCAATGCCGGCGCGGTGCGGGCCGCCTCGATCGACGCGCTCCTCGCTGAGGCCGACATCGTCTCGCTGCACGTGCCGCTGACCCCGGAGACACGCGGCCTGATCGGCCGGGCGCAGCTCGCCCGGATGAAGCGGGACGCGTTCCTGATCAACACCAGCCGCGGCGGCCTGATCGACGAGGCGGCCCTGATCGAGGCGCTGGAGGCCGGCACGATCGCGGGCGCCGGGCTCGACGTGTTCGCGCAGGAGCCCCTGCCCGCCGACCATCCCCTCGCCCGCCAGGCGCGGGCGATCCTGACGCCCCATGTCGGCGGCTCCACCGAGGCGGCACTGATCCGCACCGCCGAGACTGCGGCGGGCCGGGTGGTCGACGTCCTCGCCGGCCGGCGACCCGCCGGGCTGGTCAACCCGGATGTCTGGCCGCACCGGCGCGCCCTGTGACGCCGCCCGGAGCCCCGCGATGATCGTCGACCTGAACTGCGACATGGGCGAGGGCTTCGGCGTCTACCGCCTGGGCGACGATGCCGAGATGCTGACCATCGCCACCTCGGCCAACATCGCCTGCGGCTTCCACGCCGGCGACCCGCTCGTCATGCACGAGACCCTGCGGCGCGCCGCCGCGAACGGCGTCCAGGCCGGAGCGCATCCGGGCTTCCTCGATCTCTGGGGCTTCGGCCGGCGCCCGATCCACGGCGAGCGGCCGGCGGATGTCGAGAAGGCCGTGCTCTACCAAGTCGGCGCCCTGCTGGCGCTGGCGCAGGATGCGGGCTGCCCGGTGCGGCACGTGAAGACCCACGGGGCGCTCGGCAACATCGCCAACGAGGACGCCGATCTCGCCCTGGCGGTGGCCCGGGCGATCCGGACGCTGGACCGCGACCTGATCTTCGTGGTGATGCCCGGCCTGGAGACCGAGCGCGCCGGCGAGCGGCTAGGCCTGCCCCTGGTCCGCGAGGTCTACGCCGACCGGGCTTACGCGGATAACGGCAACCTCGTCTCGCGCAAGCTGCCCGGGGCGGTGCTGCATGCGCCCGACGCGGTGGCCGAGCGCGTCGTGCGGATGCTCGGCGACGGGGCGATCACCTGCGCGTCCGGCGCGCGGATCCCGACCCGGATCGACAGCGTCTGCGTCCACGGCGACACGCCGGGCGCCGTGGCGATGGCCGCGCGGCTGCGCGACGCGCTCGCCGCACAGGGCATCGCGCTCAGGCCCATGGCCGCGGTGATCGGCGCCTGAGGGGAAGCGATCGCGTCCTCCGGAGCCCCGCGACCGAAGCCGCATCACCACCGTCAAACCGGGCCCGCGCAGCGGAGCCCGGACCCGGAGGGATTCGCCTGCGGCGCCCCGGAAAGACAGTGAGGACCATCAGCCAGGCGTATCCCGATCGTGGCAGAGGAAATGTCCGACGCGCGTGACCTTTAGCCGGCGCAGCTGAGGGGACCCCACGCGCCATCCTCCGGCTGCGTTGCCGAGCCCAGGCGCGCGACGTCAGCAGCCCGCGCGGCGACGCTTCCGCAATCGCGGCCGCGCCGAAGCCGGCCGATGCGCATCCGGATCACGACCTTTCGTCCCGGGCCGGCCGCCACCACGGTCGCGTGTCATGCAATCGTCGCAGACGGGCCGGAAAGCCACGCGCTGCATCCGAGGCCAGAGAGGGCTCCATGGACTTCCACCGCCGCTTCACGGTCCTGATGTGCGCCCCGGCCTTCGACCCGGACGATCTCGAGGGCGCGCGCGTCAACCAGATCGTGGCGGCCGTGGAGCAGCGCGGCTTCGAGGTGGTGCGCGCCCGGCGCGTCGAGGACGCGGCCATCGCGGTCCAGACCGACGCGGCGGTCGGCTGCCTCGTGGTCGACTGGGGCAAGCGCGGCCTCGACGGCAAGGCCGCCGCCCTCATCGACATGATGCGCCGGCGCGGCCTGGAGATGCCGATCGTCATCATGGTCCGCCGCAAGCGGCTGGAGGACATCCCGGTCGAGCTCCTCGACTTCATCGACGGCTACATCTTCCTCGCCGAGGAGACGCCCGAATTCATCGCCCGCGGCCTCGTCAGCCGGGTCACGCAATACGCCGAGACCCTCAAGACGCCGTTCTTCGGCGCGCTGGTCGACTACGCCGAGAAGGGCAACCAGCTCTGGACCTGCCCGGGCCACAACGGCGGCATCTTCTACAACCGCTCGCCGATCGGCCGGATCTTCGCCGAGCATCTGGGCGAGGCGATCTTCCGCGACGACCTCGACAACTCGGTCCTCGACCTCGGCGACCTGCTGACCCACGAGGGCCCGGCGCTGAAGGCCCAGAAGGAGGCCGCCAAGATCTTCGGGGCGGAGAAGACCTACTTCGTCCTCAACGGCACCTCGGCCTCCAACAAGATCGTCCTGTCCTCCCTGGTGGCGGAGGACGACCTCGTCCTGTTCGACCGCAACAACCACAAGGCGGCCCACCACGGCGCCCTGTTCCTGGGCGGCGGCATCCCGATCTTCCTGGAGACCGACCGCAACGCCTACGGGCTGATCGGGCCGATCTTCCACGAGGCCCTGGACGAGACCCGGATCCGGGAGAAGATCCGCCGCAACCCGCTGGTGACCGACCCGGAGGCGTGGCGCCGGGAGCGGCCGTTCCGCGTCGCGGTGATCGAGCAGTGCACCTACGACGGCACGATCT
This window of the Methylobacterium tardum genome carries:
- a CDS encoding TadE/TadG family type IV pilus assembly protein, whose translation is MAILFAVMAIPMLFASGAAIDLGRRNAAKTQLDVAVDAAVLGVITQKTNTLTDVMLTNARTQFLADAAKVPGVTITSFVLTPAPGATQVGLTATYTATVRTTLGSMMNVVTMKIAGQSASVRNVAQYIDFYLLLDNSPSMGLAATTADIANMKRVTSPACAFACHLLNSNGTENTKDNYNIAKKNNIKLRIQVLRDAVANLVTSAKSSMSLTQQFRMEMWTFSDIQTRLIQLTSSLDQVGTAAAQIDLAYSYQDQRDSQTAYERAMAKMTSVIPASGTGVTTADPIRFLFFVTDGVQDTPIDGTMSNASSGFKINSNRFISPISPSTCQAMKNSNIRIGIIYTQYLPLYDNDFYNTNVKPFENNIGPLLKSCASDGLYFPVSTDGDINQAMQQLFSAALASVRITN
- a CDS encoding methyl-accepting chemotaxis protein, which codes for MSLFRNLRIIVKLAIPASILAIVAGSVVLIARVNLSALEDNTREIVDVQAMRAIIALRLETAVDEAIIREKNVIIETDAVVMADHLEHFKAAKERAVTAIDRLIAMADTETRRTTNAGIKAGLLDFFAVAERSIALGLKNQNEAAATVSNTEVRPARMKIAEAVTKRVEANIRDLEAAKVKAGETAEAARRTLTLGAALGLLIAFGLLGAIVIQGITRPLANLVAVLQRMAQGEIDSEIKEAARGDEIGAVGRAVEGIKAMVARKAAEEAEIKRRADAAAAAERRRTMVELADGFERAVGGIVGTVSSSATELQATASTMTATATETATQSTTVAAAAEEAASNVNTVAAAAEELGSSVQEIGRQVSGSARLAQQAVLAADQTAALVQALSQTSARIGDMVGMISGIAGQTNLLALNATIEAARAGAAGRGFAVVASEVKALAEQTGKATEEIARQIGEVQGVTHQAVSAIGGITGQIREIDAVATSIAAAVEQQGAATQEIVRNVSQAAMGAGEVTSNIVGVARASEETGAAASQVLSAASELSRQSEHLGAEVTRFLATVRAA
- a CDS encoding TadE/TadG family type IV pilus assembly protein, which produces MSRATPSETTGADRLPGPSPLGPGPLGPRILLAFSRSRDGASAVEFAIVALPFLALVGATLEAGITYFAQEILQQAVTDAGRQIYTGQFQANNAGVTNSTTLLNNFRTAMCSPGGKPRVTLFPCANVRISITKAASFDTAAPVQATAINPNTGVSDWNAGFASYTCARASDVIVVQAAVDMPVFFPLLGAAKATLPNGRRVLQAAAVFQVEPFTSTNACPSSS
- a CDS encoding DUF6894 family protein, which gives rise to MGRYFFNLHYGAGTGRIAIDKEGSVLPDAAAARAYALQAARDLVRCGRSDAERDWFACAFEIVDAAGEPVLTVPFSETVPDAADA
- a CDS encoding hydroxyacid dehydrogenase, which gives rise to MITGPCLIVQPIHAAGLDRLRAAGLEPRPASGTDAETLAREVAGCVAVITRNTGFPAGAIAAAPDLRVIGVHGTGTDHVAKAAATEAGIVVVNTPGANAVSVAEQTLALIFALAKALPGADRSVRAGDDSFKFTTRLAELAGLTLGLVGFGAIGQATARLGAALGLRVLAYGPSRPDADFANAGAVRAASIDALLAEADIVSLHVPLTPETRGLIGRAQLARMKRDAFLINTSRGGLIDEAALIEALEAGTIAGAGLDVFAQEPLPADHPLARQARAILTPHVGGSTEAALIRTAETAAGRVVDVLAGRRPAGLVNPDVWPHRRAL
- a CDS encoding Crp/Fnr family transcriptional regulator codes for the protein MRPLLAAADPVLAKLDRFGPLPEADRALLRAITADSRWVTATSDLIRQDEPADGAFLVLDGFACRYKLRKTGMRQITAYLIPGDICGLDAAALAWSDHAVGTLSACRVARLAPEAIELLLASRSLAAALQMSRRIDAAVARAWLVSVGRRSAIERLAHLFCELHVRLRAVGLVSEDGFSLPITQIDLADTTGLTSVHVNRSLQDMRREGLIELRKRRLRILDLPRLRALAEFDPAYLQLIGRDAA
- a CDS encoding Crp/Fnr family transcriptional regulator encodes the protein MDHTVQRDTRNQLLQAMRAEDLAALRPHLRYADLPLGEPLIRSHRPVEDLYFPDSGVVSITAEASQGRVEVGMTGREGLIGAVPVLLGSDRVASDCFIQIPGAAWRIPAAALSAAAEASPSLRRLLLRYVQTELVQARHTAYVNATFTLEPRLARWLLMCHDRVDGDDLPLKHEFLSVMLGVQRSGVTLALQALEGGGGIRGRRGRVQILDREPLRQVADASYGAAEAEYARLIVGA
- a CDS encoding TadE/TadG family type IV pilus assembly protein → MAAIEFALVLPVLVALYFGMTELVRAVDTSRKATLYARTIADLSGRATNGSPTVSDMAAILNASGAIMRPYPTTDLQVAIHAMGVENVSGNLLGGVCSSYPQNARPVLTLNGSNGLPATPATFQYDGARYILAEVSLSYTPVIGSTLFRSIFGGRGLVFSRQVSWAQRLDKGEVIMPGGAKCPNF
- a CDS encoding phytanoyl-CoA dioxygenase family protein, which encodes MRSLARVAAAPLWIAQLMTGAKSFADNPILGSERLNRAGLHTLRVRLAHAMAGFRRRQLAHLVSAQDQADFARDGFIRRADFMPADLHRAVYAEVTSVTAEGREQVQGDTVTRRIPLDPETLKRMPAMRQLLALPEWNNLLRYVASFNCEPILTVQTILSHVTDAPPDPQTNFHIDTFHPTMKAWLFLTDVAADEGPFTYVPGSHRLTKRRLAWERRTAINAASGLDRLSGRGSFRASPAELKRMGYADPVAFAVPGNTLVVGDTVGFHARGPSLRPAVRIEVWAYDRHNPFLPLAGFDVWSLTGLARWRTRIGWWVLDRLEQLGLRKNVWRPVGPLTADAPPRIV
- a CDS encoding LamB/YcsF family protein, which codes for MIVDLNCDMGEGFGVYRLGDDAEMLTIATSANIACGFHAGDPLVMHETLRRAAANGVQAGAHPGFLDLWGFGRRPIHGERPADVEKAVLYQVGALLALAQDAGCPVRHVKTHGALGNIANEDADLALAVARAIRTLDRDLIFVVMPGLETERAGERLGLPLVREVYADRAYADNGNLVSRKLPGAVLHAPDAVAERVVRMLGDGAITCASGARIPTRIDSVCVHGDTPGAVAMAARLRDALAAQGIALRPMAAVIGA